Proteins from a single region of Gossypium arboreum isolate Shixiya-1 chromosome 1, ASM2569848v2, whole genome shotgun sequence:
- the LOC108481858 gene encoding uncharacterized protein LOC108481858, whose amino-acid sequence MVEYGARLEHITWNYFKNTFQRKYIETSYVEARRREFVSLVLGNQSVVEYEAKFLRLSRFAPALVASDYNKCMRFKEGLICSMGSNNSSKRVGFYGSRKIVEERPEAPAIVTEIQLCSDCGKRHPNKCWRKLGACLPCRSMEHQVRDCPRGSNQVPTTTQTLVPSFFQPLRVVQQSLRGHRIGRKGNGSGRGQRAPGSGASLTEARQLALVYAARHYEDRDDVDVIVGIFFIHSIPYYALIDIGSTHLYIASVVSTNLGLTTKNIAREFSVISSLGQSIWVDRVYRWVPLEIQGMVFPADLMELPFNEFDLILGIDWLIECRVGLDCATKRVTLRTEENEEVVMFGERRDYLSNVISALVVDKLVQKGYEAYLAYVSDSVPVRDICTMREFSDVFPEEFPRVRSDREMEFGIDLLPGTTPVDKRPGGVYGFNESGVPIEVTFLGYMVTADGIRVDPKKIEAIFEWKQPKNVSELCSFLGLAGY is encoded by the exons ATGGTTGAATATGGTGCTCGGCTCGAACATATTACCTGGAATTATTTTAAGAACACATTCCAGAGAAAGTATATTGAGACGAGTTATGTTGAGGCTCGCCGACGTGAGTTTGTGAGCCTAGTTCTGGGCAACCAATCTGTGGTTGAATATGAAGCCAAGTTTCTGCGACTGAGCAGGTTTGCACCGGCATTGGTAGCGTCTGACTACAATAAGTGCATGAGGTTTAAGGAAGGATTGATATGCTCTATGGGTTCTAATAACTCCTCAAAGAGAGTGGGTTTTTACGGTTCCAGAAAAATAGTGGAAGAG AGGCCTGAAGCACCAGCTATAGTGACTGAGATTCAGTTGTGCAGTGATTGTGGGAAACGTCATCCAAACAAGTGCTGGAGGAAATTAGGAGCGTGCCTCCCTTGCAGGTCGATGGAGCATCAAGTTAGGGATTGCCCCCGTGGATCTAATCAGGTACCAACTACGACACAGACTCTAGTCCCAAGTTTTTTTCAGCCTCTGAGAGTGGTTCAGCAATCACTTAGAGGTCATCGTATTGGTAGAAAGGGTAATGGTTCGGGGAGAGGACAGAGAGCACCGGGTAGTGGTGCAAGTCTAACTGAGGCTCGTCAACTAGCACTAGTTTATGCGGCGAGGCACTATGAGGATAGGGATGATGTTGATGTCATTGTAGGTATATTCTTTATTCATTCTATTCCATACTATGCTCTCattgatattggatctactcactTGTATATAGCTAGTGTTGTTTCTACAAATCTGGGTTTAACTACTAAAAATATTGCTAGAGAGTTTTCTGTGATTAGTTCTTTAGGTCAGTCAATTTGGGTTGATAGAGTATACAGATGGGTGCCCCTAGAGATCCAGGGTATGGTATTTCCAGCTGACCTCATGGAGTTACCCTTTAATGAGTTTGATTTGATTTTGGGAATAGATTGGCTTATAGAATGTCGAGTCGGTCTAGATTGTGCAACTAAGAGAGTTACCTTGAGAACGGAGGAGAATGAAGAAGTGGTCATGTTTGGTGAGCGTCGAGATTACCTCTCTAATGTAATCTCTGCTCTTGTAGTAGACAAGTTAGTTCAAAAGGGGTACGAGGCATACCTTGCCTACGTATCTGATTCTGTTCCTGTAAGAGATATCTGCACTATGAGAGAGTTTTCGGATGTCTTTCCTGAGGAATTTCCTAGAGTACGTTCGGATAGAGAGATGGAATTTGGAATTGATTTGTTACCAGGTACTACTCCG GTTGACAAACGCCCCGGCGgggtttatggatttaatgaatcaggtGTTCCAATC GAAGTCACTTTTCTGGGTTATATGGTAACTGCGGATGGGATCCGAGTCGATCCTAAGAAAATAGAAGCTATATTTGAGTGGAAGCAACCAAAAAATGTATCTGAGCTTTGTAGTTTCCTAGGTCTAGCTGGTTACTAA